The genomic window AGGAGGAGAACCATTAAGGATACATCTGCTTCAGAGTGACCGAATGCCTGTAGGAAGTGCCACCGCAGTCGTGCTTGGCGAAAGGGTACTGGACGCTATAATAATATTGACAGCCGCACCCTTTGCACTATCCCTCTTTGGAGAAGTACTTGGAGGCGGCAAACTTGACAGTTTACTTATGTTTGGTCAATTATTCTTATTTTTCATACTTGCAATACTTCTATATGCAATCTGGAAGCCCCACTACACACGCAGATTTCTCCAGTGGATAGTAAATAAGTGCAGCAGGCTCTTTGGAGACGATAAAAAACACATATTCTGCAAAATATCTGAAAAAGTTGACACCGAACTTGAAGAGTTTCATTACAGTATATTCTTTTTCCTGAAAGAAGGCAGGCTGGGATTAATGGCAGGAATATTATGCACATTTGCATTCTGGTTCATTGAATTTTCCATGTTACCTGTACTTCTCATGGGCCTAAACCAGTACCCTTCAGCAATCATTGTTTATGCGGCCCAGGTTCTGCTGATGATCGTGGTAATCATACCCGCAACACCAGGTTCCAGTGGAGTTGCGGAGATTGGGGCAACCACACTTTTTTCAGTTTTCGTGCCTACTTATATGCTGGGAATCGTTGTGGTGGCATGGAGGGCACTGACATTCTACCTGAACCTGCTTGTCGGCGGGTTTGTGAGCTTCAATATTCTCAAGGATACAGTTGAAGTCGATGAACTTTTAAAATAATTCCCTTATGAAGAAAAGCGCTTTCTGAAACGTTTCAACAATGAGCCCACACGGACTTTGATGTTATATTCAGTACCACAATAATCACATTGCATAACCGAATCAAAATTGATTCGCCTGTTACACCCCACGCACGGCAGTTTTGGACCTTTGAATTTCCAGGCTATCATGGCCACAATCCAGCGATAAATGGCAAATAAATGCTCACTGTAGCGAAAAGCAATCATACAACATACAATCGCAAGCAATATACCTGCTATAAGATCGCTCAGCCAGTGAATCCCCAGATAGAGAATTGTGAAAAGAATTGCTGCTGTGGTAATAACTGCAAAAACCTGATATCTGCGGGATTTCACATTATGCAGGACCATTATCATAGCCATTACCGAAAGAGCCGCATGGAGACTCGGGAAACAATTATTGAGTTCAGGATCCACAATACGCACACCTTCGGCTATGAGCGGACTCAAATTATAAAGAAGCGGAGTTACACCTGAAAGAGTATAACCGGTCACATGAACAGGGAAAAATATGTAGAACGGAAATGCCAGCATATAAATCAGGATGAAAGCCACCACAAACTCCTGTATGGCTTTGTGCCTTTGCAGATAAACCAGAAGCAAGAATGTGAATACCATTAAGAAGGGAAACATTAAAAGATAAAAAAAACCGCTTACATAAGTTAGCAGAGGAGTAGCGATTTCCTGAAGAAGGCTTACTGTATTACCTTCCAGGATCATGATGTAACGAGCATAATTCTGGTTTGCCGGGATTCCAAGCAATGTGGCAGCAGTTGTTTGCATATGCACAAGTGCAAAAACTATTAACATTGGGATGGCATAAATCGCAACATCCACCACAAAATGGATAAATCCTTTCACACTGCTGAATTCAGGACGCCTGTTCTCGACAGGCACAAAAAAAACATACCCGGCAGTAACCATAAGAAATAATAATGGAATCATTACGATTGTCATTATATATTGAGATAACCATTGCCCGCTGAAGCTGGATATAATCTCAGAGAGCAAAAACTGGATGAAAGAATACATATCCGACCTACCGGTTTTCAATATGCGGAGACTTATATATATATTTTAGGTAACTGAGCATAAAATCCATATTTCAAGTGAACCCAGGACAACCAATAATAAAGGGAAGAAATCGCCTTTAGCCCGTTAAAAATATTAACATTCAAAACATAGGTTCATTATCAAAAAGGAGGTCAATTCATGCAATCTTTCATAGTGAAACATTACCTTGGAACAGAACTTGATATCTATTGTGGCGGACCCGATACCTTTAAAGGTACCGTTGAATCATGCGCAGACGGCGTGCTAACCATAAATAAAGACAACAGATACACCCATATAGCCATCGACAAAATCATAGCTGTCTGGGAAGAAAAATAAAATTCAAGCAGGCTCATGCCTGTATTTTTTATGGAATAATGTATGCAACTCTATTGGCTTGCAAAAAAAGACAAAAACCCAAAGCATTACTTCAATAAAGACAAAGTAAAAAATATATGACAGGCAGTTGCCTGTCGGTTTGTGAAATAGAAATTTCAGACTACTTCTCCAAAAGCGAATTTCGAAAGGACTTTGGTTACTTTTATTGAAAGTTCATCGCCCACTTCTGTTTCGGGCACAAAAATGACAAAACCGTCAATACGAGCTATTCCGTCGCCTTTCTTGGCAATATCTTCAATCACAACATCGTAGGTTTCCCCAGATTCTACCGGAGCACTTGATTCAACACGTTCGAACAAACTAATACACATCCTTATTTAAGTTAGCCTTTCTAGAAGGCACAAATTAATAAATACACTTCCCCTATATCAAACCTTTGCAAGAAGGAAAAACAGGGGCAGTACCATAAATATATATCATTTGGGAATTTAATAAGATAGACATATCAGTACAACATATTTTCGGGATGAACTAAATGGAAGAGTTACAGATAAAAGTGGAGAAAGCGCATCCTATCGATTTTGGCAGGGGTATAATACGACTTGATCCAAGTACCCTCCTGAGCCTGCAGCTTTCCCCCGGAGACATTGTCCTCATCGAAGGAAAGCGTCAAACTACGGCAAAGGTATGGCGTGCTGACAGGCAGGATTGGGGACAGGGAATTGCCCGTATAGATGGTTATACACGACAGAATGCAGAAGTGGGGATTGGTGAGAGGATAACGCTTAGTAAGGCAGAGCCAATAGCCGCGGAAAAAGTACTCCTTGCACCTCCCGAGGGAATCGTCATGGAGTTTGGTGACAACACCAGTGCCGTGATCAAACATAACATCCTGAAACGTCCCCTTATAAAAGGTGACATTATTCCTATAATCAGTTCCATGGGGCAAACCACCCCTGGCAGTCAGGCCATTCCTCTAATAGCTGTTGAAACGGAGCCATCTGATGGCATACTTATCATCAATGAAAATACTGAGATCCAGCTCCAGCAGAAACCTGTAGTGGGTTATGAGGGAGCTGCCAGAGGTATCAACTACGAGGATATCGGCGGACTTAGAACGGAAATTCAACGGGTACGTGAAATGATAGAACTCCCGTTGAAACATCACGAGCTTTTCCTACGTCTTAATATAGATCCACCAAAGGGTGTTATTCTCTATGGACCACCCGGCACAGGGAAAACCCTGATAGCAAGAGCAGTTGCCAGCGAATCTAATGCCTATTTCATCAACATTGCCGGCCCGGAAATAATGGGTAAATATTACGGGGAAAGTGAGGAAAGGCTGCGAAAAATATTTGATGAAGCTGCGGAGAATGCCCCTTCAATAATATTTGTTGACGAAGTAGATTCCATTGCCCCAAAAAGGGAAGATGTGACCGGAGAAGTAGAAAGAAGGGTTGTAGCCCAGCTTCTCACCCTGATGGACGGAATGGATGAACGTAAACAGGTAGTTGTAATTGCAGCCACAAACAGGCTTGATTCTATTGACCCGGCCCTGCGCCGCCCTGGCAGATTTGACAGGGAAATCGAAATTGGTGTACCCGATAGTGAAGACCGGCTCGAAATACTCCAGATCCACACCCGTGGAATGCCACTGAACGAAAATATCGATGAAGAATATTTTGAACACCTGGCAGAATATACCCAGGGTTTTGTGGGAGCCGATTTATTAGCCCTTGTACAGGAAGCCTCCATGCGGGCACTGAGGAGATTACTTCCCGACATCAATCTCGATGAAGAGGAAATTCCACAGGAAATACTCGAGAAACTGGAAGTCACGCCCGATGACTTCGAGGAAGCCCTGAAAGAAATTGAGCCCTCGGCAATGAGGGAAGTTATGGTCGAAATACCGTCTGTGGGATGGGATGATGTTGGCGGGCTGGACCTTGCCAGAGAAGATATCAGCGAAGCAGTCGAGTGGCCTCTTAAATGGCCCGATAAAATAAGCCGGATGGGCATAAAACCTCCCACAGGAATACTTTTATATGGCCCTCCGGGAACAGGCAAAACCCTGCTTGCCAAAGCTGTGGCAAACGAAGCTAATGCCAATTTCATAAGTGTCAAAGGACCCCAGATATTGTCCAAATACGTAGGGGAATCTGAAAAAGCAATTCGTGATACTTTCAAAAAAGCACGACAGGTTGCACCCTGCATAATATTCTTTGACGAAATCGATGCTATATCTTCGACAAGACAGGGTGGCAGTGATGTAGGCAGCCGGGTTTCCGAACAGGTTGTCAATCAGATGCTTACCGAGATGGATGGACTTGAACCCCTGAATGAGGTGGTTGTCATTGCGGCCACCAACAGGCCTGACCTTATTGACCCGGCATTACTTCGATCAGGAAGATTTGACAGGCTTGTAATGGTAGGAGCCGCCTCCGCAGATGGCAGGGAACAAATATTCCGGATTCACACAATGGACATACCCCTGGATAGTGATGTTGACATAAAGGAACTTGCCACAATGACTGAAGGCTATGTAGGATCAGATATAGAATCCATATGCAGGGAAGCAGCAATGTTATCCCTTAGAGAAAATTTCGATAATGAAAAAGTAAGCAAAAGGCATTTCCTTTCCGCAATGGAGAAAGTAAAACCAACGGTTAATGAAGACATGATAGATTTCTATAACCGGATACAGGAAAAACTAAAGGGCGGATCTATCCGCAAAACGGATGCAGGATCATTTACAGGATATATTTGAACAGGAGGCTACTAATATGCCAAAGGTATTTGCAAAGAACCTATCCAACAAACAGGTCATGACAACAGACGGAACAGAAATTGGTATACTGGACAATATAGTAATGGAAGTCAAAACCGGCAAACTTGAAGACCTGATGGTCAAACCCGACATCGGGCTTGACACATCTAAATATGTTACCGATGGCCAATTTTTGAAGATACCCTTCAAAGCAGTCCGCTCAATCAAGGATTATATCGTTGTGGACAAGCAGATAGCCACCAGTATTGATTAAAGGAATTTTTTCCGGTTTAAGATATTCAGGGCCTCCACGGTACCTTCTCCGAAGGACATGGAGGTCACATAATCCGCAATCGACTTCAGGTCTGGATCGGCATTGCTTACAGCGATCCCATAGCCTGCTACCTCGAACATTTCCCGGTCATTTGCAGAGTCACCTATCGCAACAAAATCAGAAACATCCAGGTCCATAAGAGATGCCATTTTTGCCAGTCCTGTGCCCTTATTGATCTTTCTACTTTTAATATGCAAAGCAAATCTGGTATCAATAACCTCCATATGAAACCCTGCCCTTTCAAGACTGGACTGTAAAACCTCTGCATCGATATTTCGCCTCAGGGCAATTTCTGTTTTGCGCAGGTCATTATCAAGCCGGATTAAGTCAAAGCGAGGAGTGAGGTAAGAGAATGCTTTTTCGCATTCCTCCATACTATCGGAGATGTGAGGTTTAGTATCAAATCCTGTGGATATGACACCTCCATTTTCAGAAATAACCTTACCTCCAAGTCCTATAAGCTTGGAAGTTGCTGCAGCATAACAGAGTACATTTCCCGTGGCAAGAACTACAGGAATACCCAGATTCCTCAGATGTTCTGCTGCCATAAAATGAAGACGGCGGTCACTGTAAGTGATTGTGCCATCAATATCAATTGCAAGTGCTTTAAATTTCATTATGGGTAATAGGCGCGTTTGGTAAATAATTTTTCTCAGGCATCACAAAGCCCATCTGTAGTAATACACGCAACAGCTTCTCCATCGGGCAAACAAGGCGAATCCACGAGTTTCACGATTCTTTTGTCCCCCTTGGATTTGCGTATATAGAGCCTGAATGTGGCAGTATGTCCCAGAATATGGCCTCCAATCGGACGGGTAGGATCTCCAAAGAATGCATCCGGTTTTGACATTACCTGATTGGTAACTATCACAGAGGCATTGTTCAGGTCCCCGAAACGTTGCAGGTCATGCAAGTGTTTGTTCAGTTTCTGCTGCCTGTCAGCCAGTGTACCCCGGCCTACATACTCGGCCCTGAAATGAGCTGTTAAGGAATCCACTATAACCAATCTGACCGGTTTATCGGTATTTTTGAGTTTGTTGGCCATTTCCATTGCTGCATCAACCAGAAGGATCTGGTGATTGGAATTGTAAGCCCTTGCAACATGTATATTTTTCAAAAACTCGGCAGGATCAAAATCCTGTTCAAATTTTTGCGAAAGACCTGCAACCATCTGCTCAATACGTTCAGGCCGGAACGTATTCTCTGTGTCTATAATTATGACAGAACCGTCAAGTCCGCCCATTTCCTTTGGCAACTGCGTATTAACCGCCAGCTGATGGGCTATCTGGGTCTTACCCGAACCAAATTCCCCATACATCTCGGTGATTGACTGGGTCTCTATCCCACCACCCATCAATTCATCGAATTCTTCACAACCGGTGTGGAGTTTGCCTACTTCCATGCGCCTCTGCATCACGAAATCTCCTGTTTCAAAACCACCTATATCGGCTGCACTGCGCGCAGCACTTATGATTTTGGCAGCTGTGGATTCACCGATCTCGGCAGTTGCCACAAGCTCAGAAGGGGAAGCAACTGCAACTGCTTCCACACTGTTATACCCCGCATCATTCAATTTCTGGGCTGTTGCAGGCCCCACATGATCAAGTTCTTCAAGCAAAATTTCACTCATATCTGATACTCCTTTAGGTGCACTGGTTTTCCCTCTTGTACACTGTACTTATGATGCTATCCTGTTGAACGTATTTATAGGTAGCCAAAGCGAATTGAAAGTATTCAGGAAAACGATGCTCTCCTTTCCAGTAAACTGTATTCTTTCATGAACATATACACTGCAAGCAGAATTGCCAGAAGATCCGAAATCGGAAACGCTATCCACACACCGGTAGTACCAAAAAACCAGGGCAAAACAAGTACTAAAGGAAGCAAAAAAACCTGCCTGGCTGTTGAAAGAATGAAAGAAGGCCGTGCCTTACCAAGTGCCTGATACATACCGCCACTCACAAACTGGATACCAAGCAGGGGAACCGCAAGGACCATTATCTTTGTAGCATCTGTTCCCTCCTTTATAAGAGTTGCATCTGTTGTAAAGATCGAAAAAAGATAAGATGAGAAAAAGAACAACATTAAAAAACCTGCTACTGCAATCACAGATGAGATTATCACGGAGATGCGCAATGTATCTCTTACCCTCTCGAATTTATGTGCCCCATAATTAAATCCAATTATCGGTTGCATACCCTGTAAAAGCCCTATCATAGGCATAAAGGAAAACATAAGCATGCGGTTAAAGATACCATAAATTGCAATCGAGACATCCCCCCCATACAATGCCAGGATATTATTCACAACAACCACTATAGCACTTGTGGAAGAATTGCGTGCAAAAGGGGATGCGCCTATTGCGACCATTTCTCTTATTATGCCCCTATCCGGTCTCATAAAGCCCGCATGGAATTGCAGGCTACTTTTACCCGACAGGAAATAATGTATCAGAAATATTGTTGTGGCAAACTGGGAGATTACCGTTGCAGCCGCAGCCCCCCTTATACCCATGTCAAGACCAAATATCAGGATGGGATCAAGTAATATGTTAAGGCCGGCACCTATAAGCATTGTATACATGGCGACTTTAGCATTGCCTTCA from Methanohalophilus halophilus includes these protein-coding regions:
- a CDS encoding CDC48 family AAA ATPase — encoded protein: MEELQIKVEKAHPIDFGRGIIRLDPSTLLSLQLSPGDIVLIEGKRQTTAKVWRADRQDWGQGIARIDGYTRQNAEVGIGERITLSKAEPIAAEKVLLAPPEGIVMEFGDNTSAVIKHNILKRPLIKGDIIPIISSMGQTTPGSQAIPLIAVETEPSDGILIINENTEIQLQQKPVVGYEGAARGINYEDIGGLRTEIQRVREMIELPLKHHELFLRLNIDPPKGVILYGPPGTGKTLIARAVASESNAYFINIAGPEIMGKYYGESEERLRKIFDEAAENAPSIIFVDEVDSIAPKREDVTGEVERRVVAQLLTLMDGMDERKQVVVIAATNRLDSIDPALRRPGRFDREIEIGVPDSEDRLEILQIHTRGMPLNENIDEEYFEHLAEYTQGFVGADLLALVQEASMRALRRLLPDINLDEEEIPQEILEKLEVTPDDFEEALKEIEPSAMREVMVEIPSVGWDDVGGLDLAREDISEAVEWPLKWPDKISRMGIKPPTGILLYGPPGTGKTLLAKAVANEANANFISVKGPQILSKYVGESEKAIRDTFKKARQVAPCIIFFDEIDAISSTRQGGSDVGSRVSEQVVNQMLTEMDGLEPLNEVVVIAATNRPDLIDPALLRSGRFDRLVMVGAASADGREQIFRIHTMDIPLDSDVDIKELATMTEGYVGSDIESICREAAMLSLRENFDNEKVSKRHFLSAMEKVKPTVNEDMIDFYNRIQEKLKGGSIRKTDAGSFTGYI
- a CDS encoding MATE family efflux transporter, which encodes MKEQSRALGAESVGRLLFRLSAPATVGMVVMGLYNIVDTIFVGRALGGESVQGIGGIAVSFPVIMIAMAVSLAIGLGGSSIISRRLGGDDLEGAERTFGNMVGLSLSLGFLVFIFGSIFIVPILKAFGATPTILPFARDYLQIILYGIPLITFAQAINNVVRSEGNAKVAMYTMLIGAGLNILLDPILIFGLDMGIRGAAAATVISQFATTIFLIHYFLSGKSSLQFHAGFMRPDRGIIREMVAIGASPFARNSSTSAIVVVVNNILALYGGDVSIAIYGIFNRMLMFSFMPMIGLLQGMQPIIGFNYGAHKFERVRDTLRISVIISSVIAVAGFLMLFFFSSYLFSIFTTDATLIKEGTDATKIMVLAVPLLGIQFVSGGMYQALGKARPSFILSTARQVFLLPLVLVLPWFFGTTGVWIAFPISDLLAILLAVYMFMKEYSLLERRASFS
- the radA gene encoding DNA repair and recombination protein RadA, which codes for MSEILLEELDHVGPATAQKLNDAGYNSVEAVAVASPSELVATAEIGESTAAKIISAARSAADIGGFETGDFVMQRRMEVGKLHTGCEEFDELMGGGIETQSITEMYGEFGSGKTQIAHQLAVNTQLPKEMGGLDGSVIIIDTENTFRPERIEQMVAGLSQKFEQDFDPAEFLKNIHVARAYNSNHQILLVDAAMEMANKLKNTDKPVRLVIVDSLTAHFRAEYVGRGTLADRQQKLNKHLHDLQRFGDLNNASVIVTNQVMSKPDAFFGDPTRPIGGHILGHTATFRLYIRKSKGDKRIVKLVDSPCLPDGEAVACITTDGLCDA
- a CDS encoding TRAM domain-containing protein — translated: MFERVESSAPVESGETYDVVIEDIAKKGDGIARIDGFVIFVPETEVGDELSIKVTKVLSKFAFGEVV
- a CDS encoding phosphoglycolate phosphatase, with the translated sequence MKFKALAIDIDGTITYSDRRLHFMAAEHLRNLGIPVVLATGNVLCYAAATSKLIGLGGKVISENGGVISTGFDTKPHISDSMEECEKAFSYLTPRFDLIRLDNDLRKTEIALRRNIDAEVLQSSLERAGFHMEVIDTRFALHIKSRKINKGTGLAKMASLMDLDVSDFVAIGDSANDREMFEVAGYGIAVSNADPDLKSIADYVTSMSFGEGTVEALNILNRKKFL
- a CDS encoding phosphatase PAP2 family protein, which produces MVTAGYVFFVPVENRRPEFSSVKGFIHFVVDVAIYAIPMLIVFALVHMQTTAATLLGIPANQNYARYIMILEGNTVSLLQEIATPLLTYVSGFFYLLMFPFLMVFTFLLLVYLQRHKAIQEFVVAFILIYMLAFPFYIFFPVHVTGYTLSGVTPLLYNLSPLIAEGVRIVDPELNNCFPSLHAALSVMAMIMVLHNVKSRRYQVFAVITTAAILFTILYLGIHWLSDLIAGILLAIVCCMIAFRYSEHLFAIYRWIVAMIAWKFKGPKLPCVGCNRRINFDSVMQCDYCGTEYNIKVRVGSLLKRFRKRFSS
- a CDS encoding lysylphosphatidylglycerol synthase transmembrane domain-containing protein, which codes for MNKFAKWLAVSSIISIVTIIGVFVYTIDPKTTESLYNIRPLYLVAAAGIHLLGFAMWGIRTKIMAGALGYNLEIKKAFEIVISSSFLAAMTPSSVGGEPLRIHLLQSDRMPVGSATAVVLGERVLDAIIILTAAPFALSLFGEVLGGGKLDSLLMFGQLFLFFILAILLYAIWKPHYTRRFLQWIVNKCSRLFGDDKKHIFCKISEKVDTELEEFHYSIFFFLKEGRLGLMAGILCTFAFWFIEFSMLPVLLMGLNQYPSAIIVYAAQVLLMIVVIIPATPGSSGVAEIGATTLFSVFVPTYMLGIVVVAWRALTFYLNLLVGGFVSFNILKDTVEVDELLK
- a CDS encoding PRC-barrel domain-containing protein; its protein translation is MPKVFAKNLSNKQVMTTDGTEIGILDNIVMEVKTGKLEDLMVKPDIGLDTSKYVTDGQFLKIPFKAVRSIKDYIVVDKQIATSID
- a CDS encoding MM0924 family protein, whose translation is MQSFIVKHYLGTELDIYCGGPDTFKGTVESCADGVLTINKDNRYTHIAIDKIIAVWEEK